The following proteins come from a genomic window of Populus nigra chromosome 6, ddPopNigr1.1, whole genome shotgun sequence:
- the LOC133695785 gene encoding uncharacterized protein LOC133695785, with the protein MARQAADRLVKIGQEGFAAIDEHFGRAKRRPPVMKVPYAHPTYYYVPATEVIDSNEAAQRYKGRVYLDYPKGKPVPF; encoded by the coding sequence ATGGCACGTCAGGCAGCTGATCGTCTTGTTAAGATTGGGCAGGAGGGTTTTGCAGCCATTGATGAGCACTTCGGCCGGGCCAAGAGGCGGCCACCAGTTATGAAGGTTCCCTATGCTCATCCCACATATTACTATGTTCCTGCAACAGAAGTTATCGACAGCAACGAGGCAGCTCAACGCTACAAGGGGAGGGTTTATCTCGATTATCCTAAGGGGAAACCAGTTCCATTTTAA